The Lampris incognitus isolate fLamInc1 chromosome 7, fLamInc1.hap2, whole genome shotgun sequence genome window below encodes:
- the eif3k gene encoding eukaryotic translation initiation factor 3 subunit K isoform X2, whose translation MASSFEQMRANVGKLLRGIDRYNPENLATLERYVETQAKENAYDLEANLAVLKLYQFNPAYFQTNVTSQILLKALTNLPHTDFTLCKCMIDQTHQEERPIRQILYLGNLLETCHFQSFWTSLEENRELIDGITGFEDSVRKFICHVVGITYQNIEHRLLAEMLGDPLDTQVKVWMSKYGWTENEEGQIFIFNQEESVKPKNIVEKIDFESVSSIMATSQ comes from the exons ATGGCTTCGTCTTTCGAGCAGATGAGGGCGAACGTGGGGAAGCTGCTGCGTGGCATTGACAG GTACAACCCTGAAAACCTGGCCACCCTGGAGCGTTATGTTGAGACACAAGCCAAGGAGAATGCTTATGACCTGGAGGCCAACCTAGCGGTCCTTAAACT GTACCAGTTCAACCCGGCTTACTTCCAGACCAACGTGACATCGCAGATCCTCCTGAAAGCCCTGACCAACCTGCCCCACACAGACTTCACCCTGTGCAAGTGCATGATCGACCAGACACAC CAAGAGGAGCGCCCCATCAGGCAGATCCTCTACCTGGGGAACCTTCTTGAGACCTGCCACTTCCAGAGTTTCTGG ACGAGTCTAGAGGAGAACAGAGAGCTCATTGACGGCATCACTGGATTTGAGGACTCGGTTCGCAAGT TCATCTGCCATGTCGTTGGCATTACCTACCAGAACATTGAGCACCGGTTATTGGCTGAGATGCTGGGAGACCCTCTGG aCACCCAGGTGAAGGTGTGGATGAGTAAATACGGCTGGACAGAGAACGAAGAAGGCCAGATCTTCATCTTCAACCAGGAAGAGAGTGTCAAGCCCAAGAACATCGTAGAGAAGATCGACTTCGAGA GTGTGTCAAGCATCATGGCCACATCTCagtga
- the eif3k gene encoding eukaryotic translation initiation factor 3 subunit K isoform X1: MASSFEQMRANVGKLLRGIDRYNPENLATLERYVETQAKENAYDLEANLAVLKLYQFNPAYFQTNVTSQILLKALTNLPHTDFTLCKCMIDQTHQQEERPIRQILYLGNLLETCHFQSFWTSLEENRELIDGITGFEDSVRKFICHVVGITYQNIEHRLLAEMLGDPLDTQVKVWMSKYGWTENEEGQIFIFNQEESVKPKNIVEKIDFESVSSIMATSQ, translated from the exons ATGGCTTCGTCTTTCGAGCAGATGAGGGCGAACGTGGGGAAGCTGCTGCGTGGCATTGACAG GTACAACCCTGAAAACCTGGCCACCCTGGAGCGTTATGTTGAGACACAAGCCAAGGAGAATGCTTATGACCTGGAGGCCAACCTAGCGGTCCTTAAACT GTACCAGTTCAACCCGGCTTACTTCCAGACCAACGTGACATCGCAGATCCTCCTGAAAGCCCTGACCAACCTGCCCCACACAGACTTCACCCTGTGCAAGTGCATGATCGACCAGACACAC CAGCAAGAGGAGCGCCCCATCAGGCAGATCCTCTACCTGGGGAACCTTCTTGAGACCTGCCACTTCCAGAGTTTCTGG ACGAGTCTAGAGGAGAACAGAGAGCTCATTGACGGCATCACTGGATTTGAGGACTCGGTTCGCAAGT TCATCTGCCATGTCGTTGGCATTACCTACCAGAACATTGAGCACCGGTTATTGGCTGAGATGCTGGGAGACCCTCTGG aCACCCAGGTGAAGGTGTGGATGAGTAAATACGGCTGGACAGAGAACGAAGAAGGCCAGATCTTCATCTTCAACCAGGAAGAGAGTGTCAAGCCCAAGAACATCGTAGAGAAGATCGACTTCGAGA GTGTGTCAAGCATCATGGCCACATCTCagtga